The following coding sequences lie in one Rutidosis leptorrhynchoides isolate AG116_Rl617_1_P2 chromosome 4, CSIRO_AGI_Rlap_v1, whole genome shotgun sequence genomic window:
- the LOC139844853 gene encoding polygalacturonase QRT2-like: MHLQKHLLIILTILVSTLSCSSYKNHNQHLQPTRILLAKHRSEPHHVNVDHYGAMANGTDDSKAFMEAWMHACNSSATTEFVVPKHKVYHLKPITFSGPCKSVFKVKIRGTIKASTRPSVYVEDRRHWIIFENLENLRVDGGGTINGNGKIWWVKSCKVDETQPCLGAPTALTFRNCTNLIVKRIRFKNPQQVHLTFQNSLNVRASHLRMIAPATSPNTDGVHITGSQNVRVVKSVFRTGDDCVSIVNGSTNVVIKNVKCGPGHGISIGSLGKNNSDDTVSNILVDKAIISNTENGVRIKSWQGGSGYARNIKFQNIIMHNVSNPIIINQNYCDSRLPCPEQYSGVQMQDVVYKNIRGTSNSEVAINFNCSKTFPCQSILLDNVVLNRVKGDEGEINASCSNVMLDTKVKVTPRCE; encoded by the exons ATGCATTTACAAAAGCACTTGCTCATAATACTAACAATCTTGGTCTCAACCCTCTCTTGTTCTTCTTATAAAAACCATAACCAACATCTTCAACCAACAAGGATCCTACTAGCAAAACACCGGTCCGAACCACATCATGTCAATGTAGACCACTATGGAGCCATGGCTAATGGTACTGACGATTCAAAG GCATTTATGGAAGCATGGATGCATGCTTGTAATTCTTCAGCTACAACGGAGTTTGTGGTTCCTAAACACAAAGTTTATCATCTTAAGCCCATTACATTTTCTGGTCCTTGTAAATCTGTTTTCAAAGTCAAG ATTCGCGGGACAATAAAAGCTTCTACACGTCCATCGGTCTACGTTGAAGATCGAAGACATTGGATTATATTTGAGAATCTTGAAAACCTACGTGTTGATGGGGGAGGAACTAtcaatggaaatggaaaaatatgGTGGGTTAAATCGTGTAAAGTTGATGAAACTCAA CCTTGCTTAGGCGCGCCAACG GCACTAACTTTCAGAAATTGCACAAATCTGATAGTAAAACGTATAAGGTTTAAAAACCCACAACAGGTACATTTAACTTTTCAAAATTCTTTAAATGTGAGAGCTTCACATTTGAGGATGATTGCACCTGCTACAAGCCCTAACACTGATGGAGTTCATATAACCGGCTCTCAGAATGTTCGCGTCGTCAAATCTGTTTTTAGAACAG GTGATGATTGTGTTTCAATCGTAAACGGATCAACAAATGtcgtaattaaaaatgtaaaatgtgGTCCGGGTCATGGAATCAG TATTGGAAGTTTGGGAAAGAACAATTCAGATGACACAGTTTCGAATATATTAGTGGATAAAGCAATAATATCAAATACCGAAAATGGAGTCAGAATTAAAAGTTGGCAG GGAGGATCAGGATATGCAAGAAATATCAAATTTCAAAACATTATAATGCACAATGTCTCTAATCCAATTATAATCAATCAAAACTATTGTGATAGTAGACTACCATGCCCGGAACAG TACTCGGGTGTTCAAATGCAAGATGTAGTGTATAAGAACATACGAGGAACAAGTAATTCGGAAGTAGCCATAAACTTCAATTGTAGCAAGACGTTTCCATGTCAATCAATATTGTTGGACAATGTAGTTCTTAATCGAGTTAAAGGGGATGAAGGAGAGATAAATGCATCGTGTTCGAATGTCATGTTAGATACCAAAGTGAAAGTTACACCTCGTTGTGAATGA
- the LOC139843815 gene encoding uncharacterized protein has protein sequence MTCPSSFETNWSVSHGSLDSTVSFESFDYPIESPESTRPKPPLLLSPPSPSPSSSDFEPCEIKLNFTQKHEIRQVYIRSTARVYEIYYAPSLQSDNEYLCTVRCSAASLEDNETISENSEGPNDILPKSRVADENKICNNEDDWVEVKLPVGQPDKGNTYLPTQTSKNIINHQDYYEATAEIDDSEPCMSLTLRLLSLKTKGCVYVDEVYVFADCIDTDDSVGPTVNTESSASSLMNMLVPTLLGVTKSRSAQLHNQTSPHVEKLSQTVSEPTTSNNRFHLVNQQDEKFVKETESKAALTRSQFSVPVPVPEEDKVCDSTMRNDISSNRTEVLLEQLVSRVSRIEDMFMRFEENMLKPVNNMQARLERVEQQVDLLAKNSQFSGSYSCPTLETNQINYSQLCVESESEKTESFSSETYKPPEDSVLESPCCDEKDEENSVVESPKNVTPKKTISIDDALSAALAGFSSFAKSNESPTPVPLESPEEDCTKGTGVSIDTPLGSSCESEASASTSCDVYKENPDDIFRTEGTFEVADEEDVGPSDSLNHDRYITDAQLVMQDTNKAVDMLTFDTTDVLKYFPDESETILDFESPILEVKFASLENGCLGSNLEALLSNSDDCVTSEGVLVTPQSNEEATSGDNLLVDFDGDDVVEELQQQDLVGVTQEISFPSLI, from the exons ATGACTTGTCCGTCGAGCTTCGAAACGAACTGGAGCGTATCACACGGCTCTTTAGACTCAACTGTGTCATTTGAGTCATTCGATTATCCCATCGAATCACCCGAATCTACCCGCCCCAAACCACCACTCCTTCTCTCACCACCTTCACCTTCACCTTCATCATCTGATTTCGAACCTTGCGAGATCAAAC TAAATTTTACTCAAAAGCATGAGATTCGTCAGGTGTATATCAGAAGTACAGCACGTGTATATGAAATATATTATGCACCATCATTGCAGAGCGATAACGAGTATCTCTGTACTGTCCGTTGTAGTGCTGCTTCTTTAGAGGACAATGAAACCATATCCGAAAACTCAGAGGGTCCGAATGACATATTACCAAAGTCAAGGGTGGCTGATGAAAATAAAATTTGCAATAATGAAGATGATTGGGTGGAAGTTAAACTTCCTGTTGGTCAACCAGATAAAGGAAATACATATTTGCCAACCCAGACTTCCAAAAACATCATAAACCACCAG GATTATTATGAGGCTACAGCAGAAATCGATGATTCAGAGCCGTGTATGTCACTCACTCTACGTTTGCTATCACTTAAAACTAAAGGCTGTGTATACGTTGATGAAGTGTACGTGTTTGCTGACTGTATTGACACCGATGACTCAGTGGGTCCCACAGTCAATACAGAAAGCTCAGCTAGTTCACTTATGAATATGCTAGTTCCAACACTTTTAGGGGTAACCAAATCCAGATCCGCTCAGTTGCACAATCAAACTAGTCCACATGTTGAGAAACTGAGTCAAACCGTTTCAGAACCCACCACTTCCAATAACCGTTTTCATCTTGTTAATCAGCAAGATGAGAAATTTGTGAAAGAGACCGAGTCCAAAGCTGCTTTGACTCGATCCCAATTCTCAGTTCCAGTTCCAGTTCCAGAGGAAGATAAAGTATGTGATTCAACGATGCGAAATGATATTTCGTCTAATCGTACTGAAGTTTTACTTGAACAACTTGTCTCACGCGTGAGTAGGATCGAAGATATGTTTATGAGGTTTGAAGAGAATATGTTGAAACCAGTAAACAACATGCAAGCAAGACTCGAACGTGTAGAACAGCAGGTAGATTTACTTGCTAAAAACTCACAATTCTCGGGGTCATATTCTTGCCCAACACTCGAAACGAACCAAATAAACTATTCTCAACTTTGTGTTGAATCTGAATCAGAAAAGACTGAATCTTTTTCAAGTGAAACGTATAAACCACCCGAGGACTCTGTTCTTGAGTCTCCATGTTGCGATGAAAAAGACGAAGAAAATAGCGTTGTAGAATCACCAAAGAACGTAACACCAAAGAAAACGATTTCAATTGATGATGCTTTGTCTGCAGCATTAGCCGGATTTTCATCTTTTGCGAAATCTAATGAGAGTCCGACACCTGTACCCCTTGAATCTCCCGAAGAAGATTGTACAAAAGGTACCGGAGTTTCTATAGATACACCTCTAGGATCAAGCTGCGAGAGTGAAGCCTCGGCTTCAACTTCTTGTGATGTTTATAAAGAGAATCCGGATGATATTTTTCGGACAGAAGGAACATTTGAAGTAGCTGATGAAGAAGATGTGGGTCCCTCAGACAGTTTAAATCATGACAGATATATAACTGATGCTCAACTTGTTATGCAAGACACTAATAAAGCGGTCGATATGTTAACTTTTGACACGACCGACGTTCTTAAATATTTCCCTGACGAGTCTGAAACTATTCTCGATTTCGAGTCTCCTATTCTTGAGGTGAAGTTTGCTTCTTTGGAAAATGGTTGTCTCGGGTCCAATCTTGAAGCACTTTTATCCAACTCGGATGATTGTGTTACTAGTGAAGGTGTATTGGTTACCCCACAATCGAATGAGGAAGCGACAAGTGGAGACAATTTATtggtggatttcgatggtgatgatgtAGTGGAAGAGTTGCAGCAGCAGGATCTTGTGGGCGTCACCCAGGAAATTTCTTTTCCGAGTCTCATTTGA